The Christiangramia flava JLT2011 genome has a segment encoding these proteins:
- a CDS encoding M14 family zinc carboxypeptidase, whose amino-acid sequence MQKLYLIAFLIISVSSAWSQDFEEKLYEDYQEYKEPEITNRRFKHALVTQLLDKHRDGIFKIQQVGESIEGRSLNLVSIGTGETQVFLWSQMHGDESTATMAIFDILNFFESAGFEAEKELMLSKLSIHFLPMLNPDGAEVFHRRNALGVDINRDALRLQSPESQTLKRIRDSLDADFGFNLHDQSRYYNAERTAKPATISFLATAYNYKKEINDVRARSMQLIVQMNKVLQNFAPGQVGRYNDDFEPRAFGDNIQKWGTSLMLIESGGFAGDREKQEIRKLNFVVILSALKSIASKSYEKEAISDYEKIPENDRMLFDLKLKNLNYELEGNSYILDLGINRNENAAEHENGFYYTASVEDQGDLSTSYGYEELDAQGLTLEFPKIYPDLIETKEALGQLNVSELLKQGYAYVRTSEELRTGSFSNFPLNMVSEDFQLRNILQPGISANFILREKGEVKFAIINGFLTESANAEKNILNSRNYN is encoded by the coding sequence ATGCAAAAGTTATATCTGATCGCTTTCCTTATTATTTCTGTTAGTTCGGCATGGAGCCAGGATTTTGAAGAAAAACTTTATGAAGATTATCAGGAATACAAGGAGCCGGAGATTACAAACAGGAGATTTAAACATGCCCTGGTAACCCAACTGCTGGATAAGCATCGCGATGGAATTTTTAAGATTCAACAGGTAGGAGAATCTATAGAAGGTAGGAGCCTCAATCTTGTAAGTATTGGAACGGGTGAGACCCAGGTCTTTCTCTGGTCGCAGATGCATGGCGATGAGTCTACCGCTACGATGGCCATTTTCGATATTCTTAATTTTTTTGAATCGGCAGGTTTTGAGGCAGAAAAGGAATTGATGCTGAGTAAGCTAAGCATCCATTTTTTACCGATGCTGAATCCTGATGGAGCCGAAGTGTTCCATCGTCGGAATGCCCTTGGTGTGGATATAAACCGGGATGCTTTGCGATTGCAGTCACCTGAAAGTCAAACACTGAAAAGGATCAGGGACAGCCTGGATGCTGATTTCGGTTTCAATTTGCACGACCAGAGCCGGTACTATAATGCCGAACGAACTGCGAAACCGGCGACGATCTCGTTCCTGGCAACAGCTTATAATTATAAAAAGGAAATTAATGATGTGCGGGCGCGGTCCATGCAGCTTATCGTGCAGATGAATAAGGTCTTGCAAAATTTTGCCCCGGGACAGGTTGGGCGCTACAATGACGATTTTGAGCCGAGAGCTTTTGGGGATAATATTCAGAAATGGGGGACAAGCCTGATGCTTATCGAGTCTGGAGGTTTTGCCGGTGATCGCGAAAAACAGGAAATCCGGAAACTCAATTTTGTAGTCATACTTTCAGCTTTAAAGTCGATTGCCTCAAAAAGTTATGAAAAGGAAGCAATTTCAGACTATGAGAAGATACCGGAAAACGATCGAATGCTTTTTGACCTGAAATTGAAAAATCTGAACTATGAGCTGGAAGGGAATTCGTATATCCTGGATTTGGGAATCAACCGAAATGAAAATGCCGCGGAGCATGAAAATGGCTTTTATTACACGGCTTCTGTTGAAGACCAGGGCGATCTTTCTACCAGTTATGGTTATGAAGAGCTGGATGCACAAGGTTTGACGCTGGAATTTCCGAAGATCTATCCGGATTTGATAGAAACAAAAGAGGCGCTGGGGCAGCTTAATGTTTCGGAATTGCTGAAGCAAGGCTATGCGTACGTCAGAACATCGGAAGAATTGCGGACTGGATCATTTTCGAATTTTCCGTTGAACATGGTTTCTGAAGATTTCCAGCTACGGAATATTTTACAGCCGGGTATTTCGGCAAATTTTATCCTTCGGGAAAAGGGGGAGGTGAAATTTGCGATTATCAATGGCTTTCTTACTGAGTCTGCAAACGCGGAAAAGAACATTCTAAATTCCCGAAATTATAATTAG
- a CDS encoding S66 peptidase family protein, with translation MKRKHFLHSLGLAGLAVPLSSFSMSKSQETAKNIIKPKRLKEGDTVGVVSPASAIFTSEPYEIAEESLQAMGLKVKFGKFTKSRYGHLAGTDEERAEEFNNMFRDPEIDAVICLRGGSGAARILPLIDYDAIRQNPKIFIGYSDITALHLAIFENTGLVTYHGPMATSTWNSFAYDHFREILFDGKELLLSNPEEIGDELVQTNNRIRTIQPGKAKGELLGGNLSVLTGIMGSPYFPQNWENKLLYIEDVGEKIYRVDRMMSQLQLGGVLDQITGFIFGKCTDCDPGGGYGSLTLEEVIDHYIKPLGIPAFSGAMIGHIKDNSTIPNGISAEIDAENGSIQLLETPVK, from the coding sequence ATGAAAAGAAAACATTTTTTACATAGCCTGGGACTGGCAGGACTTGCCGTTCCGCTGAGCTCCTTCAGCATGAGCAAGAGTCAGGAGACTGCTAAGAATATCATCAAACCCAAACGTTTAAAAGAGGGAGATACCGTGGGAGTCGTGAGCCCGGCCAGTGCCATTTTTACCAGTGAGCCATACGAGATCGCGGAAGAATCCTTACAGGCCATGGGTTTAAAAGTAAAATTTGGCAAATTTACGAAAAGCCGCTATGGCCATTTAGCCGGGACCGATGAGGAGCGCGCTGAAGAATTCAACAATATGTTTCGCGACCCGGAGATCGATGCTGTAATTTGCCTTCGAGGAGGTTCAGGCGCCGCAAGAATTCTTCCTTTAATAGACTATGACGCGATCAGGCAGAATCCTAAAATTTTCATTGGTTATAGCGATATTACTGCACTGCACCTGGCAATTTTTGAAAATACAGGCTTGGTGACCTATCACGGACCAATGGCGACTTCTACCTGGAACAGTTTTGCCTACGATCATTTTCGGGAAATCCTGTTTGATGGAAAGGAACTGTTGCTATCCAACCCTGAAGAAATTGGCGATGAGCTTGTCCAGACCAATAATCGGATCAGGACGATACAGCCCGGAAAAGCCAAAGGTGAACTGCTTGGAGGAAATTTATCAGTTCTTACCGGCATTATGGGATCGCCTTATTTTCCGCAGAACTGGGAAAACAAACTGCTTTATATTGAAGATGTGGGAGAAAAAATCTACCGCGTAGACCGCATGATGTCTCAGCTTCAACTGGGCGGAGTACTGGACCAGATTACCGGTTTCATCTTCGGAAAATGTACCGATTGTGATCCCGGTGGCGGCTACGGTTCTCTCACTTTGGAAGAAGTCATAGATCACTATATCAAGCCACTCGGCATTCCGGCATTTTCAGGAGCGATGATTGGCCATATCAAAGATAATTCAACCATTCCAAACGGTATTTCGGCGGAAATAGACGCCGAAAACGGAAGCATACAATTACTGGAAACCCCTGTGAAATAA
- the dacB gene encoding D-alanyl-D-alanine carboxypeptidase/D-alanyl-D-alanine endopeptidase codes for MPTQLFFRNIKILFLLAIPALLISCGASRLPKKIDQEFEKAQAFEHGFAGLAVYDPEKDQMLYEYHSDKYFTPASNTKLFTFYTGLQVLGDSIPALKYANFNDTLYIQGTGDPSFLNRDLPESKVYNFLKEAENLVYVSPSYTEKFFGPGWAWDDYNDYYSAERFAFPIYGSLVEFDFNDSGKLDKVLPAIFKDSLHYSEVSENNPLIQRNLENNRFEISLKKEKIRKWVPIKYSEEVFLKLLSDTLKKSVRITKQAPKELNRTLYSISADSLYKQMLQVSDNFIAEQILLMVSEKLSDSLKTRIAINYMKENELKDLPDEPVWRDGSGLSRYNLFTPRSLVALLRKIRETVPEDRLFNLLPAGGYSGTIKNFYQAEEPYIFAKTGSLSNNHSLSGYLKTKSGKTLIFSFMNSNFTIPSAELKKEMQHILEMIRDNY; via the coding sequence ATGCCAACCCAACTCTTTTTCAGAAATATCAAAATATTATTCCTTTTAGCGATTCCGGCTTTGTTAATTTCCTGCGGAGCGTCGCGGCTCCCCAAAAAAATCGATCAGGAATTTGAAAAAGCACAGGCATTTGAGCACGGTTTCGCAGGCTTGGCGGTATACGATCCGGAAAAAGACCAAATGTTGTACGAGTACCATTCCGACAAATATTTTACGCCCGCTTCCAACACCAAACTTTTTACTTTTTATACCGGTTTACAGGTTTTGGGCGATTCCATTCCCGCTCTCAAATATGCCAATTTCAATGACACCTTATATATTCAAGGAACCGGCGATCCTTCCTTTCTCAATCGCGACCTGCCTGAAAGCAAAGTTTACAACTTCCTGAAAGAAGCTGAAAACCTGGTTTATGTCTCTCCTTCTTATACTGAAAAATTTTTCGGCCCCGGATGGGCATGGGATGATTATAACGACTATTATTCGGCTGAGCGGTTCGCTTTCCCGATTTACGGAAGCCTGGTGGAATTTGATTTCAATGATTCTGGAAAACTGGATAAAGTCCTTCCTGCAATTTTTAAGGACAGTCTGCATTACTCAGAAGTTTCAGAAAACAATCCGCTTATTCAACGAAATCTGGAAAACAACCGGTTTGAAATTTCCCTGAAAAAAGAAAAAATCCGCAAATGGGTACCCATCAAATATTCTGAAGAAGTCTTTTTAAAACTGTTATCAGACACTTTGAAAAAGTCGGTCAGAATCACTAAACAGGCCCCAAAGGAACTAAACCGAACACTGTACAGCATTTCAGCAGACAGTCTATACAAACAAATGCTTCAGGTAAGCGACAATTTTATCGCGGAGCAAATCCTTTTAATGGTTTCTGAAAAGCTCAGCGACAGCTTGAAAACCAGGATTGCCATTAACTATATGAAGGAAAATGAACTGAAAGATCTGCCAGATGAACCCGTCTGGAGGGACGGTTCCGGACTTTCACGCTACAACCTTTTTACGCCGAGAAGCCTGGTGGCCCTGCTGCGAAAGATCAGAGAAACAGTGCCGGAAGACCGACTTTTTAACCTCTTACCAGCGGGAGGTTATTCGGGGACCATCAAAAATTTTTACCAGGCAGAAGAACCCTATATTTTTGCCAAAACCGGCTCGCTCAGCAATAATCATAGCTTGAGCGGCTATTTAAAAACGAAATCAGGAAAAACCCTTATCTTCAGCTTTATGAATAGCAATTTCACCATTCCATCGGCTGAATTGAAGAAAGAGATGCAACACATTCTTGAAATGATACGCGACAATTATTGA